In Cicer arietinum cultivar CDC Frontier isolate Library 1 chromosome 1, Cicar.CDCFrontier_v2.0, whole genome shotgun sequence, one DNA window encodes the following:
- the LOC101513539 gene encoding probable sugar phosphate/phosphate translocator At3g14410, producing the protein MADPKNEGFLTYAYLLLYIALSSGQIFFNKWVLSSKEINFPYPLALTLLHMVFSSVVCFVLTKVLKVLKVEEGMTPEIYATSVVPIGAMFAMTLWLGNTAYLYISVAFAQMLKAIMPVAVFVLGVAVGLEVMSCKMLLIMSLISFGVLVASYGEINISWIGVVYQMGGVVGEALRLIFMEIFVKRKGLKLNPISVMYYVSPCSALCLFLPWIFLERSKMDDHGSWNFPPVLLILNCLCTFALNLSVFLVITHTSALTIRVAGVVKDWVVVLLSAALFADTKLTTINLFGYGIAIAGVAAYNNFKLKKEASRDPSDASELVESTQRQQSQPLTSR; encoded by the exons ATGGCGGATCCCAAGAATGAAGGTTTCCTCACCTACGCTTATCTTCTTCTTTACATTGCTCTCTCCAGCGGTCAAATCTTCTTCAACAAG TGGGTTTTGTCTTCGAAGGAAATTAACTTTCCTTATCCTTTGGCGTTGACTCTACTTCATATGGTCTTCTCCTCTGTTGTGTGTTTTGTATTAACCAAAGTTCTAAAG GTTTTGAAGGTTGAGGAGGGAATGACTCCTGAAAT ATATGCTACTTCCGTAGTGCCAATTGGGGCCATGTTTGCAATGACTCTCTGGCTTGGAAATACTGCCTACCTGTATATTTCCGTTGCATTTGCACAAATGCTGAAGGCAATTA TGCCTGTAGCTGTTTTTGTGCTTGGAGTAGCTGTAGGACTCGAGGTGATGAGCTGCAAAATGCTTTTGATCATGTCATTGATTAGTTTTGGTGTTCTAGTAGCTTCTTATGGAGAGATAAATATAAGCTGGATTGGAGTAGTTTACCAAATGGGAGGTGTTGTTGGTGAAGCTCTAAGACTTATCTTCATGGAAATTTTTGTTAAGAGGAAGGGTCTTAAGTTGAATCCTATATCCGTGATGTATTATGTTAGTCCCTGCAG TGCACTTTGTTTATTCCTTCCATGGATATTTCTAGAGAGATCAAAGATGGACGACCATGGATCATGGAACTTCCCACCTGTTTTGCTTATCCTCAATTGCCTTTGCACTTTTGCTCTAAACTTATCTGTTTTCCTTGTAATTACACATACAAGCGCTTTAACCATTCGTGTTGCTGGAGTTGTTAAGGATTGGGTGGTTGTCTTACTGTCTGCTGCTCTGTTTGCCGACACAAAGTTAACAACCATCAATTTGTTTGGTTATGGAATTG CCATTGCAGGTGTAGCAGCATATAATAATTTCAAGTTGAAAAAGGAAGCTTCTCGAGATCCCTCAGATGCTTCTGAGCTTGTCGAATCTACCCAACGGCAGCAGTCTCAGCCTTTAACAAGTAGATAG